Proteins from one Akkermansiaceae bacterium genomic window:
- a CDS encoding glycerophosphodiester phosphodiesterase, giving the protein MNPIKLLSPILLAVSLLHTASAEEKARPFHFAHRGGAFEFEENTLSAFRGSYEAGIRGCELDIRMTKDGELVILHDDSLQRTHQGEGPVEHLTAEEARKIVSRKQGEPMLFLADFLKYFSDKPGMYIEFEMKTRNAGLYPDSRITEYAEKIHAAVTAKVPQGSTYVFTSFDPRPLKAVKKIDPAAEIMFIKGGPLTPEILLAAKEIGAKRVACKMEGTTRLAVKDAQKQGFIVTGWPGHTLEDYFLGLGLGVDAICTDIPVAVQKHIERSGL; this is encoded by the coding sequence ATGAACCCCATCAAACTCCTTTCCCCGATCCTGCTCGCCGTTTCCCTCCTCCACACGGCCAGCGCGGAGGAGAAGGCCAGGCCTTTCCACTTCGCCCACCGTGGCGGCGCGTTCGAGTTCGAGGAAAACACCCTCTCCGCCTTCCGCGGCAGCTATGAGGCCGGCATCCGCGGCTGTGAGCTGGACATCCGCATGACCAAGGACGGGGAGCTGGTCATCCTCCATGACGATTCCCTGCAGCGCACCCACCAGGGCGAGGGGCCGGTCGAGCATCTCACCGCGGAGGAGGCGCGGAAGATCGTCAGCCGCAAGCAGGGGGAACCGATGCTCTTCCTGGCGGATTTCCTCAAATACTTCTCCGACAAGCCGGGGATGTACATCGAGTTCGAGATGAAGACCAGGAATGCCGGCCTCTATCCTGACAGCCGGATCACGGAGTATGCGGAGAAGATCCATGCCGCGGTCACGGCAAAGGTTCCGCAGGGCAGCACCTATGTTTTCACCTCCTTCGATCCCCGCCCTCTGAAGGCCGTGAAGAAGATCGATCCCGCGGCGGAGATCATGTTCATCAAAGGAGGTCCGCTCACTCCGGAAATCCTGCTCGCTGCGAAGGAGATCGGCGCGAAGCGGGTTGCCTGCAAGATGGAAGGCACCACCCGGCTCGCGGTGAAGGATGCTCAGAAACAGGGCTTCATCGTCACCGGCTGGCCGGGTCACACGCTGGAGGACTACTTCCTGGGACTGGGCCTCGGTGTGGATGCCATCTGTACCGACATCCCGGTTGCCGTGCAGAAACACATCGAGCGTAGCGGCCTCTGA
- a CDS encoding UvrD-helicase domain-containing protein produces the protein MASAFSFDSLNLAQRQAVGALDGPVLILAGAGTGKTRTVTCRIAHMLERKIPADEILAVTFTNKAASEMRERIGGMVSKKAANAMTVCTFHSLCVRILRGGIDKLGYKKNFSICSHSDQVGIMKQLLVRMGGTDEKVKPDAVLSAISNAKNKGLDPADLQDDFFASLAVAYNNELRAQNAVDFDDLLLLAEQILREHEDVRSHFRRTYTRVTVDEFQDTNALQMQLLQQLVGDPYHVCVVGDDDQSIYGFRGAESANILQFERFFPDPKIIRLEENYRSSHAILHTANSLIRHNTGRREKILRSTRMGGDNVRVVAMPGDEEEAEFIAEEILAGKGAVGRNWEDFAVLFRTNSQSRKLELALRERKIPYRMVGAQSFYDRREVRDVLAYVQLLASPDADVPLLRVINSPNRGIGQTTAVLATDWSRENNQSVWQALCDPYFLDTLGPKSRTAIQEFVALIAGAKNRIEIAKEPPSVVLEGMLKEMEYLQWIERGCKTESERQQRGEGIFNVIDSLRKHTEKGKKLQAFLDESALASEREDDDLEKKQGATLITMHASKGLEFPIVFLVGLEEGFLPHSRSIVEGTKDEERRLLYVGITRAQDNLTMTYCSKRMKYGQETHCQVSSFIPELDDDFLDHTSYDDILGAEASTEELDNFFGNLKGMLGDL, from the coding sequence ATGGCTTCCGCTTTTTCCTTCGATTCCCTCAACCTCGCCCAACGCCAAGCTGTCGGCGCGCTGGATGGCCCCGTGCTCATCCTTGCTGGTGCCGGGACGGGGAAAACCCGCACGGTGACGTGCCGCATCGCCCACATGCTGGAGCGGAAGATCCCCGCTGATGAGATCCTCGCGGTGACCTTCACCAACAAAGCGGCCAGCGAGATGCGCGAGCGGATCGGCGGCATGGTGTCGAAGAAGGCGGCGAACGCGATGACCGTCTGCACCTTCCACTCCCTCTGTGTGCGCATTCTCCGCGGCGGCATCGACAAGCTGGGCTACAAGAAGAACTTCTCGATCTGCTCCCATTCGGACCAGGTCGGCATCATGAAACAGTTGCTCGTCCGCATGGGCGGCACCGATGAAAAGGTGAAGCCGGACGCGGTGCTATCCGCCATTTCCAACGCGAAGAACAAGGGTCTCGATCCGGCAGACCTGCAGGATGATTTCTTCGCCAGTCTCGCCGTCGCCTACAACAACGAGCTGCGCGCCCAGAACGCCGTCGATTTCGACGACCTCCTGCTCCTGGCCGAGCAGATCCTGCGCGAGCACGAGGACGTCCGCTCCCACTTCCGCCGGACCTACACCCGTGTCACGGTCGATGAGTTCCAGGACACCAACGCGCTCCAGATGCAGCTCCTCCAGCAGCTCGTCGGAGATCCCTACCATGTCTGCGTGGTGGGTGACGACGACCAGTCCATCTATGGCTTCCGGGGCGCGGAGTCCGCGAACATCCTCCAGTTCGAGAGATTCTTCCCGGACCCGAAGATCATCCGCCTGGAGGAAAACTACCGCTCCAGCCACGCCATCCTCCACACCGCGAACAGCCTGATCCGGCACAACACGGGCCGGCGTGAGAAGATCCTCCGCTCCACCCGTATGGGCGGGGACAATGTGCGCGTGGTAGCCATGCCCGGAGACGAGGAGGAGGCGGAGTTCATCGCCGAGGAAATCCTTGCCGGGAAAGGCGCGGTCGGACGGAACTGGGAGGACTTCGCCGTCCTCTTCCGCACCAACAGCCAGAGCCGGAAGCTGGAACTGGCCCTCCGCGAGCGGAAGATCCCCTACCGGATGGTGGGAGCGCAGAGTTTCTACGACCGCCGGGAGGTGCGCGATGTGCTCGCCTACGTGCAGTTGCTTGCCTCACCGGATGCGGATGTGCCGCTGCTGCGGGTCATCAACTCGCCGAACCGGGGCATCGGCCAGACCACCGCCGTGCTCGCCACGGACTGGAGCCGCGAGAACAACCAGTCCGTCTGGCAGGCGCTGTGCGATCCGTATTTCCTCGATACCCTCGGCCCGAAGTCACGCACCGCCATCCAGGAATTCGTCGCCCTCATCGCGGGCGCGAAGAACCGGATCGAAATCGCCAAGGAGCCACCCTCAGTGGTGCTGGAGGGCATGCTCAAGGAAATGGAATATCTCCAGTGGATCGAGCGCGGCTGCAAGACGGAGAGCGAACGCCAGCAGCGCGGGGAAGGCATTTTCAATGTCATCGACAGCCTCCGCAAACACACGGAGAAGGGCAAGAAACTGCAGGCTTTCCTCGATGAATCCGCCCTCGCCTCCGAACGTGAGGATGACGATCTGGAGAAGAAGCAGGGGGCGACCCTCATCACCATGCACGCCTCGAAAGGGCTGGAGTTCCCCATCGTGTTCCTCGTCGGTCTGGAGGAAGGCTTCCTCCCCCACTCCCGGAGCATCGTGGAAGGCACGAAGGACGAGGAACGCCGTCTGCTCTACGTGGGCATCACCCGCGCCCAGGACAATCTCACCATGACCTACTGCTCCAAGCGGATGAAATACGGTCAGGAGACCCACTGTCAGGTCAGTTCCTTCATCCCCGAACTGGACGATGACTTCCTCGATCACACCAGCTACGACGACATCCTCGGCGCGGAAGCCAGCACCGAAGAGTTGGACAATTTCTTCGGGAACCTGAAGGGGATGCTGGGGGATCTGTGA
- a CDS encoding right-handed parallel beta-helix repeat-containing protein — translation MKIHPLAALLPTLVFSCIAAGEPLVINGRDELKAALPNLKENTVIRIAPGDYGSGYQVRNIPNLTVEALDPSSPPVFRGGNEGWHFSQCSGLTLRNLTITGQSSNGINIDDEGERERPVKGITLEGLGITDIGPAGNHDAIKLSGLTGVTIRNCRIEGWGGQAIDMVGCHASLITGCTMTGKEGFTQATGIQTKGGSSSIIIEKCRFTNTGQRPLNVGGSTGMPYFRPSGAKHEARDITVRDCVIEGGDCAAAFVGVDGGSFTGNTIIHPEKWIFRILQETKAEGFVPCRNVTISGNRIVFRRSGVKTDINIGSGTEAGTFIFRDNSWFAEDAPENSKPALPSPEQGGTYGTDPRKS, via the coding sequence ATGAAGATCCACCCATTGGCCGCGTTGCTGCCGACCCTGGTTTTTTCCTGCATCGCCGCCGGCGAGCCTCTGGTGATCAATGGCAGGGATGAGCTGAAAGCCGCCCTCCCGAACCTGAAGGAGAATACCGTGATCCGCATCGCCCCCGGTGACTACGGGTCCGGCTACCAGGTGAGGAACATCCCGAACCTGACGGTGGAGGCGCTCGATCCATCCTCGCCACCTGTATTCCGTGGCGGAAATGAAGGCTGGCATTTCAGCCAATGCAGCGGACTGACCCTGCGGAACCTGACCATCACCGGACAGTCGTCGAACGGGATCAACATCGACGACGAAGGTGAGCGTGAGCGTCCGGTGAAGGGCATCACCCTCGAAGGACTGGGCATCACCGATATCGGTCCTGCCGGAAATCATGATGCGATCAAACTTTCCGGTCTCACCGGTGTCACCATCCGCAACTGCCGGATCGAGGGCTGGGGCGGCCAAGCCATCGACATGGTTGGCTGCCACGCCTCCCTCATCACCGGGTGCACCATGACGGGGAAGGAGGGCTTCACCCAGGCCACCGGCATCCAGACAAAGGGAGGCTCCTCATCCATCATCATCGAGAAATGCCGGTTCACGAACACGGGGCAGCGGCCCCTGAACGTCGGTGGTTCCACCGGCATGCCCTATTTCCGCCCGTCCGGCGCGAAACATGAAGCCAGGGACATAACGGTCCGTGACTGCGTGATCGAAGGCGGGGACTGCGCCGCGGCATTCGTCGGGGTGGATGGCGGATCTTTCACGGGCAATACCATCATCCATCCGGAAAAATGGATCTTCCGCATCCTCCAGGAGACGAAGGCGGAGGGCTTCGTCCCCTGCCGCAACGTCACCATCAGCGGCAACCGCATCGTCTTCCGGAGATCCGGGGTGAAGACGGACATCAACATCGGCTCCGGTACGGAGGCAGGCACCTTCATCTTCAGGGACAACAGTTGGTTCGCCGAGGATGCGCCGGAAAATTCAAAACCCGCCCTTCCATCGCCCGAACAGGGTGGAACCTACGGGACCGATCCCCGGAAGTCCTGA
- the rpmI gene encoding 50S ribosomal protein L35, with product MPRVGGKAKTRKAVAKRFKVTGTGKIMRRKQGARHLLQCKNSKRKRRLGQATELAAADYRNVRENLPFSH from the coding sequence ATGCCAAGAGTCGGAGGAAAAGCAAAGACACGGAAGGCCGTTGCCAAGCGTTTCAAAGTGACTGGTACCGGGAAGATCATGCGTCGCAAGCAAGGTGCCCGCCACCTTCTGCAATGCAAGAACAGCAAGCGCAAACGCCGCCTTGGACAAGCCACCGAGCTTGCCGCTGCGGACTACCGCAATGTTCGTGAGAATCTTCCCTTCAGCCACTGA
- a CDS encoding cation:proton antiporter: MHDVALISNLISASSFLGAAIHNLDLILTITGGLGAALLLGYLSHRIGLSPIVGYLLAGIVVSPHTPGFVANEGMAKQLAEIGVILLMFGVGLHFHFKELLAVKRIAIPGAVVQSAAATLLSMFIMHAWGMTWTQGAVFGMAIAVASTVVLTRILVDNNHLHTPIGHVAIGWLVVEDIFTVFVLVLIPAIFGGEAGAELSAGAVAMALVWTTVKIVALVAVVFFVGGWAVPRILTLIARTRSRELFTLGVLVLALGIAVGSAKLFGVSMELGAFLAGMVVGRSDFSSRAATDALPMKDAFAVLFFVSVGMLFDYHILVQSPWMVLATVAIVMVGKPVAAIVITVLLRYPSRTALAVGAVLAQIGEFSFIVGTMAMMYGLIDDRAFNVLVATAIISITLAPILYRTVDPIERALAKNPKLWAMLNRNPAVGKKPKFDPEHDSLRKAIVVGYGPVGQTVVRLLNDNGFSPVVVEMNVDTVQRLRTEGIAAVYGDAGHAETLKTAGADEAQILILSASSVQAAKELIREARRLNPKIRVIARTAYLREAEALAAVGADSVFTGEGEVALSMTENILESFGATPEQIDRERERIRREFSRDELADAGPMPTH; this comes from the coding sequence ATGCACGATGTCGCCCTCATTTCAAATCTCATTTCCGCCTCCAGCTTCCTCGGCGCGGCGATCCACAATCTCGACCTGATCCTGACGATCACAGGAGGCCTGGGCGCCGCATTGCTCCTCGGTTATCTTTCCCACCGCATCGGGCTTTCCCCCATCGTCGGCTATCTGCTGGCAGGCATCGTGGTGAGTCCGCACACCCCCGGTTTCGTGGCGAACGAAGGGATGGCGAAGCAGTTGGCGGAGATCGGTGTGATCCTGCTGATGTTCGGGGTGGGCCTCCATTTCCACTTCAAGGAACTGCTGGCGGTGAAGCGGATCGCCATTCCCGGTGCGGTCGTACAGAGCGCGGCCGCCACCCTGCTGAGCATGTTCATCATGCACGCGTGGGGCATGACGTGGACGCAGGGCGCGGTCTTCGGCATGGCCATCGCGGTGGCCAGTACGGTGGTCCTCACCCGCATCCTGGTCGATAACAACCACCTGCACACCCCCATCGGCCATGTGGCGATCGGCTGGCTGGTGGTGGAGGATATTTTCACGGTGTTCGTGCTGGTACTCATCCCCGCCATCTTCGGCGGTGAGGCCGGGGCGGAGCTGAGTGCCGGGGCCGTGGCCATGGCGCTGGTCTGGACAACGGTGAAAATCGTAGCCCTGGTCGCCGTTGTCTTCTTCGTCGGTGGCTGGGCCGTGCCACGGATCCTGACGCTCATCGCGCGCACGCGCTCCCGGGAGCTTTTCACCCTGGGCGTGCTGGTGCTGGCGCTGGGCATCGCCGTGGGTTCCGCCAAGCTTTTCGGGGTCTCCATGGAACTGGGTGCGTTCCTCGCCGGCATGGTGGTGGGGCGTTCCGACTTCAGCAGCCGCGCCGCCACCGACGCGCTGCCGATGAAGGATGCCTTCGCGGTCCTTTTCTTCGTCTCGGTCGGCATGCTTTTCGACTATCACATCCTCGTCCAGAGCCCGTGGATGGTGCTGGCGACCGTCGCCATCGTCATGGTTGGCAAGCCGGTGGCCGCCATCGTCATCACCGTGCTGCTGCGCTATCCGTCGCGCACCGCGCTGGCGGTGGGCGCGGTGCTGGCCCAGATCGGCGAATTTTCCTTCATCGTCGGCACCATGGCCATGATGTATGGTCTGATCGATGACCGGGCGTTCAACGTCCTGGTGGCGACCGCCATCATCTCCATCACGCTGGCCCCCATCCTTTACCGCACGGTGGATCCCATCGAGCGCGCCTTGGCAAAGAACCCGAAGCTTTGGGCGATGCTGAACCGGAATCCCGCCGTCGGCAAGAAGCCCAAGTTCGATCCGGAGCATGACTCGCTTCGCAAGGCCATCGTCGTCGGCTACGGACCGGTCGGACAGACCGTGGTGCGCCTGCTGAACGACAACGGCTTCTCCCCGGTGGTGGTGGAGATGAACGTGGATACCGTGCAACGTCTCAGGACGGAGGGCATCGCGGCGGTGTATGGAGACGCCGGCCATGCGGAAACGCTCAAGACCGCAGGCGCGGATGAGGCGCAGATCCTCATCCTCAGCGCATCCAGCGTGCAGGCCGCCAAGGAACTCATCCGCGAGGCCCGCCGTCTCAATCCCAAGATCCGCGTGATCGCCCGCACCGCTTACCTGCGTGAGGCGGAGGCACTTGCCGCCGTAGGTGCGGACAGCGTCTTCACCGGCGAGGGTGAGGTGGCGCTCTCCATGACCGAAAACATCCTCGAGAGCTTCGGCGCCACGCCGGAGCAGATCGACCGCGAGCGTGAACGCATCCGCCGGGAGTTCTCCCGCGACGAATTGGCGGATGCCGGGCCGATGCCAACGCATTGA
- a CDS encoding toll/interleukin-1 receptor domain-containing protein, giving the protein MAATNGPASIDDDVDFKYWAFISYNHQDEAWATWIHRSLEGYRLPRGVAGSDFRGEKVPNHLRPVFRDRDELAGGADLGGKLRRSLRDSRTLIVICSEKSAASKWVNEEVRYFKSLGREDRVLCLIVSGEPYAGEDPGKGLGECFPQAIRFQLDGEGGISAEPAEPLAADVRPGKDGKAHAFLKLVAGILDIGFDRLKQREARRRKMRRIQWYVGGACGLVFGTAGYLLLADQGVGLPGRDSIQLELDKRELSVMRAVPSDAEVMSVAKSLRLNLANAIHRAKEDSGWISQTLREGEDDELPDDPFSHSQAMFALCRMQERGPWGNDLLLKCARMPYEPQPGAAISGFQEFYAPPVPTMKPFDSCGAFWFVNLLAASHSRDGLMPESMKPAVEKNLLEAQQVLEGYRVESGGWWMFPGKDQTAPPNSYSASLALLSLLECRKAGLPWLGSIEKRDQLLASTAAWLRDNFHESGKVAGWRGTGENRYEVFDGLTLQIHATLLRARNEAGIPIPDPILRAMERQLIDCVSRSAAFPVASGEFESDVMIGGHSVQRKEAYRFLWYPWALVAMDGWLKMEKSDPRPKAQVVRVRRARAHLVTDIGPAVVESIEDNWLFIAAETLYGLSTVSAE; this is encoded by the coding sequence ATGGCAGCTACGAATGGTCCGGCCTCCATCGATGACGACGTCGATTTCAAATACTGGGCGTTCATCAGCTACAACCATCAGGATGAGGCATGGGCGACGTGGATCCACCGCTCGCTGGAGGGCTACCGGCTGCCACGCGGCGTGGCGGGATCGGATTTCAGGGGTGAAAAGGTGCCGAACCATCTGCGGCCGGTGTTCCGGGACCGGGACGAGCTGGCGGGTGGGGCGGACCTCGGCGGAAAGCTGAGGCGTTCGTTGCGGGATTCCCGCACGCTCATCGTCATCTGCTCCGAGAAGTCAGCCGCGAGCAAGTGGGTGAATGAGGAAGTCCGTTATTTCAAATCGCTCGGACGGGAAGACCGTGTCCTGTGCCTGATCGTTTCCGGAGAGCCCTACGCGGGTGAAGATCCGGGAAAGGGGTTGGGGGAGTGCTTTCCGCAGGCGATCCGCTTCCAGCTCGACGGGGAAGGCGGGATTTCCGCTGAACCGGCGGAGCCGCTTGCGGCGGATGTGAGACCGGGCAAGGACGGGAAGGCGCATGCATTCCTGAAGCTGGTGGCGGGGATCCTGGACATCGGCTTCGACCGGTTGAAGCAGCGCGAGGCCCGGCGGAGGAAGATGCGCCGCATCCAGTGGTATGTGGGCGGCGCGTGCGGGCTGGTATTTGGCACCGCAGGCTACCTGCTGTTGGCGGACCAGGGGGTGGGCCTGCCGGGGCGTGACAGTATCCAGCTGGAGCTGGACAAGCGGGAACTTTCAGTGATGCGGGCGGTGCCATCCGATGCGGAGGTCATGTCGGTGGCGAAGAGCCTGCGCCTGAATCTGGCGAACGCGATCCACCGGGCGAAGGAGGACAGCGGCTGGATCAGCCAGACGCTCCGTGAGGGGGAGGATGACGAGCTGCCGGATGACCCCTTCAGCCATTCTCAGGCCATGTTCGCGCTCTGCCGGATGCAGGAACGCGGGCCGTGGGGGAACGACCTGTTGCTGAAGTGCGCGCGGATGCCCTATGAACCGCAGCCGGGTGCAGCCATCTCCGGGTTTCAGGAATTCTACGCGCCGCCCGTACCGACGATGAAGCCGTTCGACAGTTGCGGTGCGTTCTGGTTCGTGAATCTGCTGGCGGCGTCCCACAGCAGGGATGGCCTCATGCCGGAAAGCATGAAACCTGCGGTGGAAAAGAATCTGCTGGAGGCCCAGCAGGTGCTGGAAGGCTATCGGGTGGAGTCCGGTGGCTGGTGGATGTTCCCGGGCAAGGACCAGACGGCTCCGCCGAATTCCTATTCCGCCTCGTTGGCCCTGCTATCCTTGCTGGAGTGCCGGAAGGCGGGCCTGCCATGGCTGGGCAGCATCGAAAAGCGGGACCAGCTGCTGGCGTCCACGGCGGCTTGGTTGCGGGACAATTTCCATGAAAGCGGCAAGGTGGCCGGATGGCGCGGCACCGGGGAGAACCGATACGAGGTTTTTGACGGACTCACCCTCCAGATCCACGCCACCCTGTTGCGTGCGAGGAATGAGGCGGGCATTCCCATCCCGGATCCCATCCTGCGCGCGATGGAGCGGCAGCTCATCGACTGCGTTTCCCGTAGTGCCGCCTTCCCGGTGGCGAGCGGCGAGTTTGAGAGTGACGTGATGATCGGCGGGCACAGCGTCCAGCGGAAGGAAGCCTACCGGTTCCTGTGGTATCCGTGGGCGCTGGTGGCGATGGACGGCTGGCTGAAGATGGAAAAGTCCGATCCGCGTCCGAAGGCGCAGGTCGTGCGGGTGCGCCGCGCCCGTGCACACCTCGTCACGGACATTGGCCCGGCGGTCGTGGAGTCCATCGAGGACAACTGGCTCTTCATCGCGGCGGAGACCCTCTACGGACTGTCCACCGTATCGGCGGAGTGA
- a CDS encoding outer membrane beta-barrel protein, with protein MNKLILPITVSALALTVIPASAGEPSQPYQPYQPAPVEQSPMWQWFVGGSVSYLFEYDEPMYALNVGAKSPWSPLGFATSFYLEGGFVEDDNESRIPLGVGGIDSDLEIIPVTLNVQFEKALNDWIGLYFGVGAGASFTDLKVAGVGHDHDTVFTAQAFAGVNFRVGANSEIYTGGRYIRFDDADNYDLDNTWAAEAGYRWKF; from the coding sequence ATGAACAAGTTGATCCTACCCATTACCGTATCCGCTCTGGCCCTCACCGTCATTCCGGCATCCGCTGGCGAACCGAGCCAACCCTATCAACCTTACCAACCCGCCCCGGTCGAACAGTCCCCGATGTGGCAATGGTTCGTGGGTGGCTCCGTGAGCTATCTCTTCGAATACGACGAACCCATGTACGCGCTGAATGTCGGAGCGAAATCCCCGTGGAGTCCGCTCGGATTCGCCACCAGTTTCTATCTGGAGGGCGGCTTCGTGGAGGATGACAATGAATCCCGCATCCCGCTGGGTGTCGGTGGCATTGACTCCGACCTGGAGATCATCCCGGTGACCCTCAACGTGCAGTTCGAGAAAGCGCTCAATGACTGGATCGGCCTCTACTTCGGTGTCGGTGCGGGTGCTTCCTTCACCGATCTCAAGGTCGCCGGTGTGGGCCACGACCACGACACGGTCTTCACTGCGCAGGCTTTCGCCGGGGTGAACTTCCGGGTGGGAGCCAACTCCGAGATCTACACCGGTGGACGCTATATCCGCTTCGACGATGCGGATAACTACGACCTGGATAACACCTGGGCCGCGGAAGCAGGCTACCGCTGGAAGTTCTGA
- the rplT gene encoding 50S ribosomal protein L20 translates to MPRATNSPASRARRKRTLLRAKGFRGFRSKLFRYAKDAVRKAMTYEYRDRKRRKGQFRRLWTQRINAAVRAEGLTYSRFIEGLKAAGIEADRKILSDLAITDAAAFSAIVAQVKKALEDKASAAKSA, encoded by the coding sequence ATGCCACGTGCCACCAACTCACCGGCCAGCCGCGCCCGCCGCAAGCGGACGCTGCTCCGTGCCAAGGGCTTCCGCGGATTCCGCTCGAAGCTCTTCCGTTACGCCAAGGACGCCGTCCGCAAGGCGATGACCTATGAGTATCGCGACCGCAAGCGCCGCAAAGGCCAGTTCCGCCGTCTCTGGACGCAACGGATCAATGCCGCTGTGCGCGCCGAGGGTCTGACCTACTCGCGCTTCATCGAAGGCCTGAAGGCTGCCGGTATCGAAGCTGACCGCAAGATCCTCTCGGACCTCGCGATCACGGATGCCGCCGCTTTCTCCGCCATCGTCGCGCAAGTGAAGAAGGCTCTGGAGGACAAAGCGTCCGCCGCGAAGAGCGCCTGA
- a CDS encoding zinc-dependent peptidase, giving the protein MILEKLQQLFGGGAEPVFEDEWIAVLEGNVPLYKRLPEELRQRLHERIARFVESVRFEGCNGLDVTDDMILTVAAQACLLVIHRDGVPYPGLRTVYLYPSTFSSIHKSVDAMGVVTEGRVHRLGESWETGTIVLSWDSIEQGARDIHDGSNVTFHEFAHQLDHEDGPTDGAPGLGSRAAYRSWARVFSENYADFLELTERGRRTVIDAYGATNPAEFFAVATETFFEKPRQLSEKRPELYQELMDYYGLDPREWFP; this is encoded by the coding sequence ATGATTCTGGAGAAACTGCAGCAACTCTTCGGTGGCGGGGCGGAACCCGTGTTCGAGGACGAGTGGATCGCCGTGCTTGAGGGGAACGTCCCGCTTTACAAGCGGCTGCCGGAGGAGCTGAGGCAGCGGCTTCACGAACGGATCGCCCGTTTCGTGGAGTCCGTGCGTTTCGAGGGTTGCAACGGGCTGGATGTCACGGATGACATGATCCTGACCGTGGCGGCGCAGGCCTGCCTGCTGGTCATCCACCGCGACGGCGTCCCCTACCCCGGCCTACGGACGGTCTATCTCTACCCCAGCACCTTCAGTTCCATCCACAAAAGCGTGGACGCCATGGGTGTGGTCACGGAAGGACGCGTCCACCGCCTGGGAGAATCATGGGAAACCGGCACCATCGTCCTGTCATGGGATTCCATCGAGCAAGGTGCGCGCGACATCCATGATGGGAGCAACGTCACCTTCCATGAATTCGCCCACCAGCTCGACCACGAGGACGGTCCCACCGATGGCGCGCCCGGTCTGGGCAGCCGCGCGGCCTACCGCTCATGGGCGCGTGTTTTTTCCGAGAACTACGCCGACTTTCTGGAACTCACCGAACGTGGCAGGAGAACCGTGATCGATGCCTATGGAGCCACCAACCCCGCGGAATTCTTCGCGGTGGCCACGGAGACGTTCTTCGAGAAACCCCGGCAGCTTTCCGAAAAGCGGCCTGAACTCTATCAGGAACTGATGGACTACTATGGGCTGGATCCGCGGGAGTGGTTTCCCTGA
- a CDS encoding SRPBCC family protein, translating to MSTTTAPNTVVLHRVLRATPDRIFRAFTDPDAKVKWLPPHGFVGKIHHLDLKVGGTYRMSFRNFSTGSEHHFGGTYLEIVPGERLVYSDRFEDPNLPGEMKNTILIRPVSCGTEVHITQEGIPEMIPVDGCYLGWQESLTLLAQLVEAEIPDEG from the coding sequence ATGAGCACCACCACCGCCCCGAACACCGTCGTTCTCCACCGCGTCCTCCGCGCCACACCGGACCGCATCTTCCGTGCCTTCACTGATCCGGACGCGAAGGTGAAATGGCTTCCTCCGCACGGCTTCGTCGGAAAGATCCACCATCTGGACCTGAAGGTGGGCGGCACCTACCGCATGTCCTTCAGGAACTTCAGCACCGGCAGTGAGCATCATTTCGGTGGCACCTACCTGGAGATCGTTCCCGGAGAGAGGCTGGTGTATTCCGACCGTTTCGAGGATCCGAACCTGCCGGGCGAGATGAAGAACACCATCCTCATCAGGCCCGTTTCGTGCGGCACGGAGGTCCACATCACCCAGGAGGGCATCCCGGAGATGATCCCGGTGGACGGCTGCTACCTCGGCTGGCAGGAATCGCTCACCTTGCTGGCGCAACTGGTGGAGGCGGAGATCCCGGACGAGGGCTGA